A segment of the Catenuloplanes nepalensis genome:
CCGCGGTCGCGCCGGTGATCAGCGCGACGCCACGCGGCGGCTGGTCTGGCACGGTCACCTCGGTGGGGGCGGCGGCGCCCACGGGGACCGCAACGGATCGGTGTGGGGCACCGCGGTGGGCACGGACGGAGCGTGAAACGACGGCGGCGGCGCGATCGACGCCGGACCATTAGGTGCCGGACCGTTAGATGCCGGACCGTTCGGTGCGGTCGAGCCGCGCTTGCCGGTTGCCAGGAACACGGCTACCAGAAAGTAACCAACGACTTGCGCTACGGCAAGCCCGATTCCGGCCGTGACCCACCAGCCCGGGTAGACGTCGGCGGACGCGGCGAACACCGCGGCCACCCGCGGATCGTCGGAGCCGAGGTCACGCTGGAGCAGGCCGGCGGCCAGGCTGGCCGCGCCGCCGCAGACCCCGAGCGCGCAGATCACCCAGGTGGCCACGCGCGCCGCCAGCAGGCCGCTGCGCACGCCCACGGCCAGCGACACCAGCAGCACGCCGACCACGCCGGAGAGCACCACGCCCCCGATCGCGGCGCCACGGATGCCGCCCTCGACCCGGTCGGTCAGCGTGGGGTCGCCACCGAACCGCCGGGCGTCGGCCGCGAAGTCGCCCAGCCCGTTTATGGTCAGCAGCAGGTGCAACGCGGCCGCCAGTATCCCGGCGACGCCCATCATGATCAGCAGCGCCGCGGCGAGCGAGACCGTGCCCGGCGGTCGCGTGGCGGGCGCAGGCACCGCCGGTCCCGAAACAGCCACGCTTTCCCCTCGACGTCACATCCCCCGGCCATGAACCTACTCGGCGAGGGGGCAAAAAGAGAGCCCCGCCGCGCGGGGCGCGGCGGGGCCGGTGGGGCCGGTGGGGCCACTCAGGAGTGCGAGGACGGCGGCGGGCTGGGCGGATCCGACGGGGGCGGGCCGGCGGGCCCGGACGACGGCGGAACCGGATTGTCGAACGGCGACGGCGGAGGCGGGCTCTGCGCCGGCGGACCGGACGACGGCGCCGGCGGGTAGTCCGGCGGCGTCGCACCGGGCTGCGCCGGCGGATAACCACCCTGCTGGACCGGCGGATAACCACCCTGCTGGACCGGCGGATAACCACCCTGCTGGACCGGCGGATAACCACCCTGCTGCGCCGGCGGATAACCACCCTGCTGCGCCGGCGGATAACCACCCTGCTGCGCCGGCGGATAACCACCCTGCTGGACCGGCGGATAACCGCCCTCCTGCGCCGGCGGATAGTCCGGCGGGTAGGTGCCCGGCTGGGCCGGCTGCGCATCCTGGGCCGGCTGCGGCGGGTAGGGCGCCTGGTTCGGCGGCGGGTAGGCCGCCCCACCGGGGTAGCCCGGCGCGCCCGGGTAACCCGGCGCACCCGCACCCGGATAACCCGGCGCGCCTGGGTAGCCCGGGTAACCGGTGCCCGGCGGCTGCCAGACCGCGGCCGGCTTGCGGAAGAAGTCGTTCGCCGGCGGCAGCGCCAGCAGGATCACCACGGCGAGCAGGAGCAGCAGCGTCAACACGCTGGTGACCACCGTCACCGGCGTCACCCAGGCCGGGATCGCGTCGGCCAGCTGCTCGTTGACCGCCGCCGGATCGGGCATGCCGGGCTCGGAGGGAAGGTCGGCGGTGAAGCTGGTCATCGCGCTGCTGAGCGCGTTGCCGGCCAGCCCGAAGCCGGTGCAGCAGATGCTGAGGCCGCCGATCACCCAGGTGGTCACCCGGGACGGGTTCTTACCCTTGTTGTTGAAGATCGCCAACGCCACGTACCCGCCGGCCAGCAGCAGATTGACCACCAGGCCGAACACCACGCTGCCGATCACGATGGCCTCGGTACCCTCCGCCGCGGTTCCGGCGTAGGCATCCGCGTACACGTCCAGGGTCGGCCCGATGGCCACGATGGACGCCAGGCTGCCCAGCACCGTCAGCGCGGCCGTGGCGAACAGCAGATATCCGGCCACCGTCACGACGACCGGCCGCTGTGGCACCGGCTGGACGCCCTGACTGTAGGGATTCGACACGACGCTCCCCTCTATGCGATCAGTTTCACTGATGAAACCCGCTCATCAATAGCTTCGCCATTCACTGCGTACATACTCCAGCACGTGTGGAGACAACAGCGTGGAGACCTTCACGTCGACCGGGCCGCGGTCGGGCGGAAAGACCGCGCCGGCGGCCAGCACGGACGGGGAGAGGAAGCGCGGCGCGGCCGGCGGCTCGCTGCGCAGTGACGGGCCGGGCGCGTTCGGCGTGGCCAGCACGAAACCCCAGTCGCCGAACGACGGGACGTCCACGTGGTACGGCGTGGTGCCGAAGCCGGCCGCGCGGATCGTCGCCTCGATGCACCAGTACGACTTCGGCGCGAAGTACGGCGACCCGGCCTGCACCACCATGCTCGCGCCCTCGGCCAGCACGTTGCGCACCAGCGTGTAGAACTCGACGGAGTAGAGCTTCGCGGTCGCGGTCTCGTCCGGGTCCGGCATGTCCACCATGACCGCGTCGTACCGGGTGGCCGCGGTGCGCAGCCAGGCGAACGCGTCCGCCTCCACCACCCGTACCCTCGGGTCCTCGAAGGAATCGCCGTTGAGCGTGCGGATCTCGGGCCGGGTCCGGGCCAGCGCCACCACGGCCGGGTCCAGCTCGACCAGCGTGGCCGACGTGACGGACGGGTAGGCCAGCACCTCGCGCAGCGCGAGCCCGTCGCCACCGCCGAGCACCAGCACGTCACCTCGCACACCGGCCATCACCGGGTGGACCAGCGCCTCGTGGTAGCGGTACTCGTCGACGGAGCTGAACTGCAGGTCGCCGTTGAGGAAGAGCCGCATGTCGGAGACCCCGCCGGAGACGATCGGCACCGACTCGGTCAGCACGATCTCCTGGTACCGGCTGCGCTCCGCGTGCACGATCGGGTCGCGGTAGAGCTCCTGGCGCGCGTTCACCTCGAAGTCGTGCGCGACCGCGTACGCGTACCCCAGGCTGAGCGCGACCACCACGGATCCGGCGCCGAGCCCGGCCTTCGCCCGGCGGCTCAACGCCGGGCGGAAGACCGTGAAGACCAGGATCACGCCGGCCGCCGCGTTGACCGCGCCGACCACGAGCGCGCCGCGCAGCTGGCCGAAGACCGGCAGCAGCAGGAACGGGAACGCGAGCCCGCCGAGCAGCGCGCCCACGTAGTCGGCCGCGAACAGGTCGGCCACCGCGCTGCCCGCCGCCTGCTCCCGGATGCGCTGCAGCAGCACCATGAGCAGCGGGATCTCCGCGCCGATCAGCACGCCGAGCACGAACGCGGTGCCGATCAGCGCGGGCGCGTAGAGGTCGAGCCAGGCGAACGCGGCGTAGAGGCCGAGCACGGAGAGGCCGCCGAGCAGCGCCAGCAGCAGCTCGATCGCGGCGAACGCGGACGCGGCCCGGTGCTGGAACGGCTTGGCCGCGAGCGCGCCGACGCCCATCGCGAAGACCATCACGCCGAGCACGATCGAGGCCTGGCCGACCGTGTCACCGATCAGGTAGCTGCCCAGCGCGACCAGGGCCAGCTCGTAGACCAGGCCGCAGGCCGCACAGACGAAGACCGCCGCGAGCACCGCGGCCCGGGCGATCCTCGGCCGTCCCGCAAAGTCCATCAGCTCTTCGCCGGGCCGGGCTTCGGCGTCGCGCCGGGCTTCGGCGTCGACCATGCCTTCGGCTCCTTCACCCTGCCACGTTGCCACAGGCCCAGCCCGATCGCGCCCAGACCGGCCAGAACGAACGCGCCGGCGAACACCAGGAAGCCCCAGCGATCGCGCAGGAAGTCGTTGCCGGCCGGCGGCAGCGCGGCGAGCGACGCGTCCGACGCGGCGGACGACCCGGTGGCCGGCACCGGCGTCGCGGCTCCGGCCTCCGCGGTGACCAGCGGCAGCGACAGCGCCGCGTGCATGACCATGAAGCCGGGGTCGTCGATGAACGCGCTCGTGGTGAAGCCCATCGTCCGCAGGCGCGCGGCCAGGTCCGCGCCGGTCACCCGCGGGCTGTTCGTCTCCACGGTCATCGTCGCGGAGTCCTCGGCCTCGCTGCTGGCCGAGGTGTACGTGACCCGCGCGACCACCTCGATGTACTCCGCGCACCGGGTGGGGTCGGAGTCGACCGGCACCTGCGCGCCCAGGCTGGAGCCGCGGCTGACCGGCGCGCCGTCGGACGACGAGTCGGCCCGGAGATCCCAGCCGTAACACATGCCCTGCACAGCGGTGGCCGCGGCGAGCACGCGCGCGGTCTCGGTCGCCTGGTCGGTGGTGGGCGGCGGCACCGTGGTGCTGTTGTCGGTCGCGCACCCGGCCAGCGCAACGGCCAGCACCGCGAACGTGCCCGCGAGCCGCGCGACGGTGGTCATCAGATGATCGCCGCCGCGATGATCGCGCCGGTGGCGACGTGGACGACGGCGGAGACCCAGACGGCCGGGTGCGGCTCCGGCTCCACCAGGATCTCACCGAGCCGGCCCGGCGTCACGGCGTCCAGCAGCAGGAACGCGCCGGCCATCAGCAGCAGGCCGAGCGCGCCGTAGGCGAGCGTGCTGACGATGCCCTGGGCGAAGTCGTTGTGGCTGGCCACGATCGCGGAGACCACGATGATGCCGACGCCGAGCAGGTTCGACGCGAGCAGCACCGACGCGTTGCTGTTCCGGTTCGCCCAGATCAGCACGTGCAGCTTGCCCGGCGTCGCGATGTCCACCAGCAGGTAGCCGACGGCCATCAGGGCCACACCGATCACACCGTACGAGAGCGTGATCAGCAGGTCGGTAAGCAGATCCATCGACTCAGCGCCTTTCGAGTATTTTCGTGGTCATTTGCCGGATCCGGGCCCGCCGCCGCGGATGGTGTTGCCGCTGCCCCAGCCCCAGTAGCCGACGGTGTGGCCGCTGTACCGGCGCCGCGCCGAGTCGATGTCCTCGATCAGGATCAGCGAGCCGACGGCCGCGGGCAGGATGACCACCGCGTCGTCCGCGTACCGCAGGTAGACACCGCTCGCGTCGACCACCTCGTCGGCCGGCTCCCAGGCCTTGGTGATCTGCGCGGCCACCGCGGTCGGCGCGTTGTTCGACGCGTACGCCACCGCGTCGTCGCCGATGTCGTTCGAGGCGGAGCGCGCGAACCGGTCGGCCACGTAGCCTCGCACCGAGAAGTTGCCGTAGACGATCGCCCAGCCGGCGACCAGCACACCCACCAGCGCCAGCGCGATGCCGATGATGAACCACCGGCGATGCTTCGTCATGCGGCCGCTCCCAGTCGTACGGATGTGGTGGTCTCGACCAGCTCACCGGTCTGCGGGTACGCGTGCCAGGTGCGCCACCCGACCGCGTCCGCGCCGTCGGAGTAGGCCAGCAGCGCGGTGACCGCGTCCGGGTCGCCCGGGAACTGGCCGACCAGCCCGTGCGGATGCCCGGACAGTTCCGCGCGCAACCGGCCGACCTCGGCGGACATCTCGGCCGGGGTCAGCGTGCGGATCTCGGCCGCGAAGCGGTAGCGCTCGTCGGTGACCGCGTCGGGAAGGTCGGGCCGGCGGCCGGGCAGGCAGGCCACGGTCTCGCTCAGCTCACCCATCATCACCTGGTGCGAGGCGCCGAGCAGGCGGAGTTGCAGACCCAGATCGGGGATCTCCAGCACGTGCAGCGCGGGCGCGGGCGGCAGACCCAGCGCGAAGCTCAGGTCGGCCGCCGTGGTGTCCGCGTAGGGCAGCGTCAGGTCGACGAGCATGTCACCGCGCCTGTGGGTAGATCCGGAACTCGGCGCGGAGCAGCGACTCGCCGCGGGCGGCCTCCCACTTGCCGGAGTCGCCGTACGACTCGAAGGAGAGCAGCGCCCCGTCCTTCGCCTCGTAGTCGTGGTACTTGACGGTGCCGGTCTCGTTCAGCCCGGTGGTGCCGGTCGAGGTGAACCGCGCCCGGCCGGACTCGTCCTTGGAGTAGCGGCGGCCGTCCACGTCGACGGTGGCCGCGCCCGGCTTCGCGGTCACGTCCGGCACCTCGCGCCAGAGCACGACCTCCAGGTCCGGGTCCTCCTCGACGGAGAGCCACGCCTGGTCACCGTTCGCGTCGTCGATCAGGTGCTCGGTCCAGCCCCAGGAGTCCTCGGTGAGCCGCAGGCTGCCGCGCACGGCCCAGCTGGTGCCGCGGATCTCCACGATGTCGCCGGGCGCGAGCGTGCGCGGGTCGCCGCGCAGCGCGTCCTCGTCCTTGGTGTGGAAGGGATCGGTGCCCTTCGCGGCGGGCGGCGGTGCCGACTTCCGCTGCTGGGACTTGTTCCAGGCGATGACGAGCGCCACGATGCCGACGACCACGAGCACGCAGCCGACACCGACCACGAAATACGCACTGCCACCGTTCACGCCGGCGATCCCTTCCCAGGTCGATCAAGTCCTGCTGGCCGCCGACGGTAGCAAGACCTGTCACCCTCCGCGACCTGGCAAGAAGCGCCTTGTCAATATTGCAATCCAAAGGGCCGGGACTTTCCCGGCCCTTCAGACATCGGTTTCCCGCGGTGTGACTCAGGCCACGCCGACGATCAGGCCGTCGCCGGTCGGGCTGGCGTCGACCTTGACGGTGTCGCCGTCCAGGACCTCGCCGGCGAGCAGGGCCTTGGCCAGGCGGTCGCCGATCGCGGACTGAACCAGGCGGCGCAGCGGGCGTGCGCCGTAGAGCGGGTCGTAGCCGCGCTCGGCCAGCCAGGTGCGCGCGGTGCCGGTGACCTCCAGGCCGAGCCGGCGGTCGGCCAGGCGGCGGCCCAGCGCGTCGAGCTGGATGTCGACGATCGAGGCCAACTCCACGCCGGTGAGCGCGTGGAACACCACGATGTCGTCCAGCCGGTTGAGGAACTCGGGCTTGAAGTGCCCGCGCACCACGGACAGCACGGCCTCCCGGCGCGCGTCCTCGGGCAGCGTGATGTCGGAGATGATGGTCGAGCCGAGGTTCGACGTCAGAATCAGGATCGCGTTCCGGAAATCGACGGTCCGGCCCTGGCCGTCGGTGAGGCGGCCGTCGTCGAGCACCTGGAGCAGCAGGTCGAAGACGTCCGGGTGGGCCTTCTCCACCTCGTCGAGCAGAATCACCGAGTACGGCCGGCGGCGCACCGCCTCGGTCAGCTGCCCGCCCTCCTCGTAGCCGACGTAGCCGGGCGGGGCACCGACCAGGCGCGCGACGGAGTGCTTCTCGCCGTACTCGCTCATGTCGATGCGCACCATCGCGCGGTCGTCGTCGAAGAGGAAGCCGGCCAGCGCCTTCGCCAGCTCGGTCTTGCCCACGCCGGTCGGGCCGAGGAACAGGAACGAGCCGGTCGGCCGGTCCGGGTCGGCGATGCCCGCGCGGGCGCGCCGGACCGCGTCGGAGACCGCGCCGACCGCCTCGGCCTGGCCGATCACGCGGGACTGCAGCGACTCCTCCATGCGCAGCAGCTTCGCGGTCTCGCCCTCCAGCAGGCGGCCGGACGGGATGCCGGTCCAGGCCGCGATGACCTCGGCGATCTCGTCCGCGCCGACCTGCTCCTTGACCATCGGCGGCTCGTCCGGCACCGGCTCGTTGGCCAGCGCCTCCATCTCCCGCTCCAGCGCGGGGATCTCCTCGTACTGCAGGCGGGAGGCGAGCTCCCAGTTCGTCTCGCGCTGGGCCCGCTCCAGGTCGACGCGCATCTCGTCGATCTTCTTCTTCAGCTCGCCGACCCGGTTCAGGCCGCCGCGCTCGCGCTCCCACCGGCTGGTGAGCACGGTCAGCTCCTCCTGCCTGTCCGCCAGGTCGCGGCGCAGGCGCTCCAGCCGGTCGTGGGACGCCGCGTCGGTCTCCCTGGCCAGCGCGAGCTCGTCCATCTTCATCCGGTCGACCGTGCGCTGCAGCTGGTCGATCGCGACCGGGCGCGAGTCGATCTCCATGCGCAGCCGGGACGCGGCCTCGTCGATCAGGTCGATCGCCTTGTCCGGCAGGAAGCGATCGGCGATGTAGCGATCGGAGAGCGTGGCGGCCGCGACCAGCGCGCCGTCGGTGATCTGCACGCCGTGGTGCGCCTCGTAACGGCCCTTGAGCCCGCGCAGGATGCCAATCGTGTCCTCCACGGTCGGCTCGCCCACCACCACGGGCTGGAAGCGCCGCTCCAGCGCCGGGTCCTTCTCGATGTGCTCGCGGTACTCGTCCAGCGTGGTGGCGCCGACCATGCGCAGCTCGCCGCGGGCCAGCATCGGCTTGAGCATGTTGCCCGCGTCCATCGAGCCCTCGCCCTTGCCGGCGCCGACGACGGTGTGCAGCTCGTCGAGGAACGTGATCACCTGGCCGTTGGAGTTCTTGATCTCCTCCAGCACGGACTTGAGCCGCTCCTCGAACTGGCCGCGATATTGCGCACCGGCGACCATGGCGCCGAGGTCGAGCGACATGAGCTTCTTGTCGCGCAGCGACTCGGGCACGTCGCCCGCGACGATGCGCTGGGCGAGCCCCTCCACGATCGCGGTCTTGCCGACGCCGGGCTCGCCGATCAGGACCGGGTTGTTCTTGGTGCGGCGGGAGAGCACCTGGATCACCCGGCGGATCTCCGAGTCGCGCCCGATGACCGGGTCGATCTTGCCGTCCCGCGCCGACTGGGTCAGGTCGATGCCGTACTTCTCCAGCGCCTGGTAGGTCTGCTCGGGGTCGGCCGTGGTGATCCGGCGGTCGCCACCGCGCACCGCGGGGAACGCCGCGACCAGCGCCTCCTCGGTCGCACCGGCCTTGCGCAGCAACTCGGAGACCGGGCCGCCGACCCGGGCCAGGCCGGCCAGCAGGTGCTCGGTCGACGTGTACTCGTCGCCGAGCGGCCGGGCGATCTGCTCGGCGGCACCGACCGCGTTCGCGAACTCGCGGGCCAGGCTGGGCTCGGCGACGCTGGAGCCGCGCGCGGAGGGCAGGTTCTCCAGCGCCCGGGCGGCGGCGCGGCGGACGTCCGCGGGGTTGGCTCCGACGGCGCGCAGCAGCCCGGTGGCGGTGGACCCGCCGGTGTCGAGCAGCGACAGGAGCAGGTGCCAGGACTCGACCGTCGCGTGGCCCCGCTGGCCGGCGTCGGCCACCGCGGCGGTGATGACTTCGCGGCTCTTTGTGGTAAGGCGTTCGGCGTTCATCGGCTCCCCAGGGTGGTTACCTTCAGGCGTGGTGTCTCTGCGTTGCGTTGTGTCACTGCGTTGCGTTGTGTCCGCGTTCTATGACACCACCGGAGTTGAGTCTATTCCACTCAACTCTCGGTTGCCCACGTCACGCCGCCGGTTCCAGCACGATCTCGGTCCACCACCGCTCCGCGCCGAACCCGACGCCGAGCCGGGCGCGCTGCCCGGACCGTGCGTAGATCGTGCCGTCCGCCAGCAGCTCGGATCCGTCGTCGAGCCAGTCCCAGTCCGGCCGCGGCCAGTACCGTCCCCGCCAGATCACCCCCTGGCCACCCCACTGCCCGCCCACGATCAGCGCGCCGCCGCCGGCCGCGATCGCGAACACGCCGTAGCCCGGCGGGAGCCCGCGCGCGGCCACCGGCAGCCATCGGCCGGCCGTGAACGTCCACAGCCGCGTCACGTCGTCCGTCCCGGCCAGCAGCCACACGTCCCGGCCGTCGGCGGAGACGCTCAGGCTCGGGCCGCGAATCTGGTCGCCCTGCGGCGGGACCGGCGTCTGGATCCAGACCGTGCCCCCGTCCGTGGAGTACGCCGCGCTCGGCACGCGGTCGCCGAGCCCCGCGGCCCAGATCCGGCCGTTCGCGCCGGTGGCGACCGACATGATGACCGACACCGGCGGGCGCCTCGGCACCGGCCGCATCAGGCCGCCCCGCCACACCACCGGCCAGGACGTGTCGGCCCGGATGAAGTGGCCGTGCTGGGCGCGGTATCTCCCGTCCGTGTCGTCGACCTCGACGAACGACCGGCCGTTGTCCGTGGAGAGCAACCAGACGTCGCGTTCCATCCAGTGCAGCACCAGGACGTCCGGTACGGCGTAGAGGTTGACCATGCCGCCGGCCGGGTGCGCGATGCGACGCCAGGTGTGACCGCCGTCCTCGGTGGCGAAGACCGGCGTCGGGCACTGCCCGTCCGGGCAGCCGGAGAAGACCGCGTAGCCGACCTTCCGGCTGACGAACTCGAAGTACGGCGGGGGTGTGCCGGCCGGCAGGTCGACGGTCGCACGGCGTACCCCCGAACGGTGTTGATCCTCGGTCGCCGAAGGCGAACGGCTGACCAGCGCCAAGGCCGTCAGCAGCAGCGCACCGGCGAGCAGCGACGCGAACAACCCGCGACTTTTCGGCATGATTCGCCTCCGGAGGGCGAGCATCGTGGAACGCTCAGTCACAGATGACAAGTGCCGAGGTGACAACGAGGTTCCCACACAGGTGATCAGTCCGCGGACGACGGGAAACGGTTGGGTAGCGTGTATCCCGTGCGAGTAAGGGTCGAACAGACAGCTCTCCCCGGCATAGGCGTGCGCCATGACCTGGTCATGGCATCCGGCCGCCGGATCGGGGTGGTCTCCCACCGCAGCGGCCGTCGCGACCTGGTCCTCTACGACCAGGACGATCCGGACGCCTGCATCGCCTCACTCCCGCTCACCGACGACGAGGCCGAGGCGCTGGCCGACCTGCTGGGCGCCTCGCTCATGCTGGGCCAGCTCGCCGGGCTCCGCTCGCAGGCCGCGGGGCTGCTCACCGAGCAGATCTCCATCCCGGCCGGCTCGCCCTGGGCGCACCGCCGGCTCGGCGACACCCGGGCCCGCACCCGCACCGGCGCGTCGATCGTCGCCGTCCTCCGCGACCGCGAGGTGATCGCCTCCCCCGCACCCTCGTTCGCCTTCCAGACCGGTGACGTCGTGGTCGTCGTCGGCACCCGGGAAGGGCTCGACGGCGTCGCGGCCATCCTGGCCGAGACGGAGTCGGACGGCTGAGGCGCGTATGCACGACCTCTCCATACTCCTCATAGAACTCGGCACGGTCCTCCTCGGTCTCAGCCTCCTCGGCCGGATCGGGCGGCGCACCGGGCTGTCCCCGATCCCGCTCTACCTGATCGCCGGCCTGGCGTTCGGCGAGGGCGGCCTGCTGCCGCTCTCCGCCAGCGAGGAGTTCATCGAGGTCGGCGCCGAGATGGGCGTCATCCTGCTGCTGGTCATGCTCGGCCTGGAGTACTCCGCCGGCGAGCTGGTCAGCAACCTGCGCGCGTCCGCACCGGCCGGCCTGATCGACGCGGTGCTGAACGCGGTGCCCGGAGCCCTGTTCGCGCTGCTGATGGGCTGGGACTGGGTGGCCGCGCTGGTGCTGGCCGGCATCACCTGGGTCTCCTCGTCCGGCGTGATCGCGAAGGTGCTCAGCGACCTGGGCCGGCTCGGTAACCGCGAGACGCCGGTGGTTCTCTCGGTGCTGGTCATCGAGGACCTGGCGATGGCG
Coding sequences within it:
- a CDS encoding polyamine aminopropyltransferase; protein product: MDFAGRPRIARAAVLAAVFVCAACGLVYELALVALGSYLIGDTVGQASIVLGVMVFAMGVGALAAKPFQHRAASAFAAIELLLALLGGLSVLGLYAAFAWLDLYAPALIGTAFVLGVLIGAEIPLLMVLLQRIREQAAGSAVADLFAADYVGALLGGLAFPFLLLPVFGQLRGALVVGAVNAAAGVILVFTVFRPALSRRAKAGLGAGSVVVALSLGYAYAVAHDFEVNARQELYRDPIVHAERSRYQEIVLTESVPIVSGGVSDMRLFLNGDLQFSSVDEYRYHEALVHPVMAGVRGDVLVLGGGDGLALREVLAYPSVTSATLVELDPAVVALARTRPEIRTLNGDSFEDPRVRVVEADAFAWLRTAATRYDAVMVDMPDPDETATAKLYSVEFYTLVRNVLAEGASMVVQAGSPYFAPKSYWCIEATIRAAGFGTTPYHVDVPSFGDWGFVLATPNAPGPSLRSEPPAAPRFLSPSVLAAGAVFPPDRGPVDVKVSTLLSPHVLEYVRSEWRSY
- a CDS encoding DUF350 domain-containing protein; this encodes MDLLTDLLITLSYGVIGVALMAVGYLLVDIATPGKLHVLIWANRNSNASVLLASNLLGVGIIVVSAIVASHNDFAQGIVSTLAYGALGLLLMAGAFLLLDAVTPGRLGEILVEPEPHPAVWVSAVVHVATGAIIAAAII
- a CDS encoding DUF4247 domain-containing protein encodes the protein MTKHRRWFIIGIALALVGVLVAGWAIVYGNFSVRGYVADRFARSASNDIGDDAVAYASNNAPTAVAAQITKAWEPADEVVDASGVYLRYADDAVVILPAAVGSLILIEDIDSARRRYSGHTVGYWGWGSGNTIRGGGPGSGK
- a CDS encoding DUF2617 family protein, with product MLVDLTLPYADTTAADLSFALGLPPAPALHVLEIPDLGLQLRLLGASHQVMMGELSETVACLPGRRPDLPDAVTDERYRFAAEIRTLTPAEMSAEVGRLRAELSGHPHGLVGQFPGDPDAVTALLAYSDGADAVGWRTWHAYPQTGELVETTTSVRLGAAA
- a CDS encoding DUF4178 domain-containing protein — protein: MNGGSAYFVVGVGCVLVVVGIVALVIAWNKSQQRKSAPPPAAKGTDPFHTKDEDALRGDPRTLAPGDIVEIRGTSWAVRGSLRLTEDSWGWTEHLIDDANGDQAWLSVEEDPDLEVVLWREVPDVTAKPGAATVDVDGRRYSKDESGRARFTSTGTTGLNETGTVKYHDYEAKDGALLSFESYGDSGKWEAARGESLLRAEFRIYPQAR
- the clpB gene encoding ATP-dependent chaperone ClpB, whose translation is MNAERLTTKSREVITAAVADAGQRGHATVESWHLLLSLLDTGGSTATGLLRAVGANPADVRRAAARALENLPSARGSSVAEPSLAREFANAVGAAEQIARPLGDEYTSTEHLLAGLARVGGPVSELLRKAGATEEALVAAFPAVRGGDRRITTADPEQTYQALEKYGIDLTQSARDGKIDPVIGRDSEIRRVIQVLSRRTKNNPVLIGEPGVGKTAIVEGLAQRIVAGDVPESLRDKKLMSLDLGAMVAGAQYRGQFEERLKSVLEEIKNSNGQVITFLDELHTVVGAGKGEGSMDAGNMLKPMLARGELRMVGATTLDEYREHIEKDPALERRFQPVVVGEPTVEDTIGILRGLKGRYEAHHGVQITDGALVAAATLSDRYIADRFLPDKAIDLIDEAASRLRMEIDSRPVAIDQLQRTVDRMKMDELALARETDAASHDRLERLRRDLADRQEELTVLTSRWERERGGLNRVGELKKKIDEMRVDLERAQRETNWELASRLQYEEIPALEREMEALANEPVPDEPPMVKEQVGADEIAEVIAAWTGIPSGRLLEGETAKLLRMEESLQSRVIGQAEAVGAVSDAVRRARAGIADPDRPTGSFLFLGPTGVGKTELAKALAGFLFDDDRAMVRIDMSEYGEKHSVARLVGAPPGYVGYEEGGQLTEAVRRRPYSVILLDEVEKAHPDVFDLLLQVLDDGRLTDGQGRTVDFRNAILILTSNLGSTIISDITLPEDARREAVLSVVRGHFKPEFLNRLDDIVVFHALTGVELASIVDIQLDALGRRLADRRLGLEVTGTARTWLAERGYDPLYGARPLRRLVQSAIGDRLAKALLAGEVLDGDTVKVDASPTGDGLIVGVA
- a CDS encoding cation:proton antiporter regulatory subunit, encoding MRVRVEQTALPGIGVRHDLVMASGRRIGVVSHRSGRRDLVLYDQDDPDACIASLPLTDDEAEALADLLGASLMLGQLAGLRSQAAGLLTEQISIPAGSPWAHRRLGDTRARTRTGASIVAVLRDREVIASPAPSFAFQTGDVVVVVGTREGLDGVAAILAETESDG